Proteins from one Thermosinus carboxydivorans Nor1 genomic window:
- the groL gene encoding chaperonin GroEL (60 kDa chaperone family; promotes refolding of misfolded polypeptides especially under stressful conditions; forms two stacked rings of heptamers to form a barrel-shaped 14mer; ends can be capped by GroES; misfolded proteins enter the barrel where they are refolded when GroES binds) codes for MAKQMLFDEEARRALEKGVNALANAVKVTLGPKGRNVVLDKKFGAPTITNDGVTIARDIELEDPFENMGAQLVKEVATKTNDVAGDGTTTATLLAQAMIREGMRNVAAGANPMILKKGIEKAVNALVEEIKKTAVKVESKEAIAQVASISAADEEIGKLIAEAMEKVGKDGVITVEESKTMGTDLEVVEGMQFDRGYISPYMITDADKMEAVLNDPYILITDRKIGAVADLLPTLEKVVQSGKELLIIAEDVEGEALATLVVNKLRGTFRAVAVKAPGFGDRRKAMLEDIAILTGGTVISEELGRKLDSVQLSDLGRARQVRVSKEETTIVDGHGSAEEIKKRVNQIKAQIEETTSDFDREKLQERLAKLAGGVAVIHVGAATEVELKEKKHRIEDALNATRAAVEEGIVPGGGTTFIDIQHVLDNIQATGDEKTGVEIVKRAIEEPVRQIANNAGLEGSVVVENVKKAGKGIGFNALTEEYVDMIKAGIVDPAKVTRSALQNAASIAAMVLTTECLVADKPEKENPAGAGAGMGGMGGMM; via the coding sequence ATGGCAAAGCAAATGCTGTTTGACGAAGAAGCACGTCGTGCGCTTGAGAAAGGCGTAAACGCTCTGGCTAACGCCGTGAAAGTAACGCTCGGACCCAAAGGCCGCAACGTTGTTCTCGATAAAAAATTTGGCGCTCCGACGATTACCAATGACGGTGTGACGATTGCCCGTGACATCGAACTGGAAGATCCCTTTGAAAACATGGGCGCCCAACTGGTGAAAGAAGTTGCCACCAAGACTAACGATGTAGCCGGTGACGGCACCACTACCGCTACGCTGCTGGCGCAAGCGATGATTCGTGAAGGTATGCGCAACGTGGCTGCCGGTGCCAATCCGATGATCCTCAAGAAGGGTATCGAAAAGGCCGTTAACGCTCTGGTTGAGGAAATTAAGAAAACAGCCGTAAAAGTGGAAAGCAAAGAAGCTATTGCCCAAGTTGCTTCGATTTCGGCTGCTGACGAAGAAATCGGCAAGCTCATTGCCGAAGCCATGGAAAAAGTGGGCAAAGACGGTGTCATCACTGTTGAAGAGTCCAAAACCATGGGCACCGACCTCGAAGTTGTGGAAGGCATGCAGTTCGACCGTGGCTACATCTCTCCGTACATGATTACCGATGCTGACAAGATGGAAGCCGTCCTGAACGATCCGTACATCCTCATCACTGACCGGAAAATCGGCGCTGTTGCCGACCTGCTGCCCACCCTCGAAAAAGTGGTTCAGTCTGGCAAAGAACTGCTCATCATTGCCGAAGATGTCGAAGGCGAAGCGCTGGCTACGCTCGTTGTTAACAAATTGCGCGGCACCTTCCGGGCTGTTGCCGTTAAAGCTCCCGGCTTTGGCGATCGCCGTAAGGCCATGCTCGAAGACATTGCTATCCTTACCGGCGGTACCGTCATCAGCGAAGAACTGGGCCGCAAACTGGACAGCGTGCAGCTCAGCGACCTTGGCCGCGCCCGTCAGGTTCGCGTATCCAAAGAAGAAACCACTATTGTTGACGGCCATGGTTCTGCCGAAGAAATCAAAAAGCGTGTTAACCAAATCAAGGCTCAAATCGAAGAAACTACTTCCGACTTTGACCGTGAAAAGCTGCAAGAGCGTCTTGCCAAACTGGCTGGCGGCGTAGCCGTTATCCATGTTGGCGCTGCTACCGAAGTAGAGCTCAAAGAGAAAAAGCATCGCATCGAAGATGCCCTCAACGCAACTCGTGCAGCGGTGGAAGAAGGCATTGTGCCTGGCGGTGGCACTACCTTCATCGACATTCAGCATGTTCTGGACAACATCCAAGCTACGGGCGACGAAAAGACCGGTGTCGAAATCGTCAAGCGCGCCATCGAGGAACCGGTTCGTCAAATCGCCAACAACGCTGGTCTGGAAGGCTCCGTTGTGGTTGAAAACGTTAAGAAAGCCGGCAAAGGTATTGGCTTCAATGCCCTGACCGAAGAATATGTCGACATGATTAAAGCTGGTATCGTCGACCCGGCGAAAGTTACCCGTTCCGCGCTCCAAAACGCTGCCAGCATCGCAGCCATGGTGCTTACTACTGAGTGCCTGGTTGCCGACAAGCCGGAAAAAGAAAATCCGGCAGGCGCTGGAGCCGGCATGGGCGGCATGGGCGGCATGATGTAA
- the groES gene encoding co-chaperone GroES, producing the protein MIKPLGDRVVIKALEREEKTKSGILLPDTAKEKPQEGKVIAVGTGKMLENGTRVPLDVKEGDKVIFSKYAGTEVKIDGEEYLILSERDILAIVQ; encoded by the coding sequence ATGATCAAGCCGTTAGGCGACAGAGTAGTCATTAAGGCACTGGAAAGGGAAGAAAAAACCAAGAGCGGCATTCTGCTGCCCGACACTGCGAAGGAGAAGCCCCAGGAAGGCAAAGTTATCGCCGTTGGTACCGGTAAAATGCTGGAAAACGGTACCCGTGTTCCGCTGGACGTTAAAGAGGGCGATAAGGTCATCTTCTCCAAATATGCCGGTACGGAAGTTAAAATCGACGGTGAAGAGTACCTCATTCTGAGCGAAAGAGATATTCTGGCCATCGTACAATAA
- a CDS encoding ANTAR domain-containing response regulator, translated as MQPLRIVIADNESIIRMDLRELLEEAGHTVVGEAADGLKAVELVRKHRPDLVIMDIKMPEMDGISAAKIISNEKLAPVLLLTAYSQKEIVEKAKESGVLAYLVKPIKETNLFPAMEIALSRFQEFMELERELEEVKNSLETRKVLDRAKGILMDAYNLTESEAYRRIQQYSMSKRKSIREVAQAIVEAATRKR; from the coding sequence ATGCAACCTTTGCGCATCGTTATTGCCGACAATGAATCCATTATTCGAATGGATCTGCGCGAATTGCTCGAAGAAGCCGGGCACACTGTCGTCGGGGAGGCGGCTGATGGGTTGAAAGCCGTGGAACTTGTGCGCAAACACCGTCCCGACCTGGTAATTATGGACATCAAGATGCCGGAAATGGACGGCATTTCGGCGGCCAAAATTATTTCCAACGAAAAACTTGCACCGGTGCTGCTCCTTACTGCCTACAGCCAGAAGGAAATTGTCGAAAAGGCCAAGGAATCAGGCGTACTTGCTTACTTAGTCAAGCCGATAAAAGAAACTAATTTATTTCCGGCAATGGAGATTGCCCTATCCCGGTTTCAGGAATTTATGGAACTGGAGCGGGAACTGGAAGAAGTTAAAAACTCGCTCGAGACCCGCAAAGTTCTTGACCGGGCCAAAGGTATTCTCATGGACGCTTATAATCTGACCGAGAGCGAGGCGTACCGCCGGATTCAGCAATATAGCATGAGCAAACGCAAATCTATTCGCGAAGTGGCCCAAGCCATTGTGGAAGCGGCCACGCGTAAACGCTAA
- a CDS encoding sensor histidine kinase: MVSEICRKITVLDADQIAVLERAGSVLGLASDLAYAQVTVYTWARDANYLVIVAQAKPNTCLIRYKPNLLGATVLAVEEPLVWRTLTSGESISGEREWALGADVLDMRTFPLRDDAGKIIAAVSFESSAEETAAGTTSALIETAYLLLTAAPAPVASDGYRPLSARDGIIIADERGRIIFANAAAGSIYKVLGVGRLIGRRIYDRLINLRVAQQAAATGKLCETELEISNMVIVQRAIPIIHGGEVLRIIVIVADVTELKKKEKELLIKSAVIQEIHHRVKNNLQTIASLLRLQARRTPSAAVKAALRESVNRILSISVVHEFLSQQDTEVIDIAEVTKNILDLVIQNMLEPDFNIQTVFNAQQVVLASEQATSLALVINELIQNALEHGFVGRREGLIGVDIAARDDSYQIEIYDNGIGLPPGFNVQTTGSLGLQIVRTLVETDLGGTFQLFSNNGTHARITIPRMREEGL; the protein is encoded by the coding sequence ATGGTCAGTGAAATTTGCCGCAAGATAACCGTCTTGGATGCTGACCAAATTGCCGTCTTGGAACGGGCTGGCAGCGTCCTTGGATTGGCCAGCGACCTGGCTTACGCCCAGGTAACGGTCTATACCTGGGCTCGCGATGCCAATTACCTGGTGATTGTGGCCCAGGCCAAGCCTAATACCTGCCTGATCCGGTACAAACCCAACCTGCTGGGTGCGACCGTGCTTGCCGTGGAAGAACCGCTTGTTTGGCGCACGCTTACTTCCGGCGAGAGTATTTCTGGCGAGCGGGAATGGGCGCTGGGCGCGGACGTGTTGGATATGCGTACTTTTCCCCTGCGCGACGATGCCGGCAAGATAATTGCGGCGGTAAGCTTTGAAAGCAGCGCCGAGGAGACGGCGGCGGGAACCACCAGCGCCTTAATCGAGACAGCCTACCTCTTGCTTACGGCTGCGCCAGCCCCGGTCGCCAGCGACGGCTACCGCCCCTTGTCAGCGCGAGACGGTATTATCATTGCTGATGAGCGTGGCCGAATTATTTTCGCCAATGCCGCCGCTGGCAGTATATATAAGGTATTAGGCGTAGGAAGGCTAATCGGCCGCCGTATTTATGACCGGCTCATTAATCTCCGTGTCGCCCAACAGGCAGCGGCTACCGGCAAGCTTTGCGAAACGGAACTTGAAATCAGCAATATGGTTATCGTGCAACGGGCTATTCCTATCATACACGGCGGCGAGGTTTTACGAATCATCGTCATTGTTGCTGATGTTACCGAACTAAAGAAAAAAGAAAAAGAACTGCTCATTAAATCGGCCGTTATTCAGGAAATCCACCATCGGGTGAAGAATAACCTGCAGACTATTGCCAGCCTGCTCCGGCTGCAGGCGCGGCGTACACCTTCGGCAGCCGTCAAGGCCGCTTTGCGCGAAAGTGTAAATCGTATTTTGAGTATTTCCGTGGTCCATGAATTTCTGTCCCAGCAGGACACGGAAGTTATTGACATTGCGGAAGTGACTAAGAATATTCTGGATTTAGTCATTCAGAATATGCTGGAGCCTGATTTTAATATCCAGACCGTTTTCAATGCTCAACAGGTTGTTCTGGCATCCGAACAGGCGACCAGTCTGGCCTTGGTCATTAACGAACTCATTCAAAACGCCCTGGAACATGGGTTTGTCGGGCGGCGTGAGGGGCTAATCGGCGTGGACATCGCCGCCCGGGATGACAGTTATCAAATAGAAATATATGATAACGGTATTGGTCTTCCGCCCGGGTTTAATGTGCAAACTACCGGCAGTCTGGGATTGCAGATTGTTCGCACCTTAGTGGAGACCGACCTCGGCGGTACCTTTCAATTATTTTCCAATAACGGGACCCATGCCCGGATTACGATACCGAGGATGAGGGAGGAAGGATTATGA
- the tsaE gene encoding tRNA (adenosine(37)-N6)-threonylcarbamoyltransferase complex ATPase subunit type 1 TsaE — translation MLVYKTFTPDETEALGGKLAELLAPGDIVCLSGDLGAGKTLFVQGVAAGLGADVNDVTSPTFTIMNVYAARIPVYHFDLYRLENAAALVDIGFEEYLGGDGVALIEWADKFPAALPAQYLDIRFTAGEGPTERIITMIPQGPRYLQMSEELKERADTGFRYCDPSV, via the coding sequence ATGTTAGTATATAAAACTTTTACGCCGGACGAAACGGAAGCGTTAGGCGGAAAACTGGCAGAGCTATTAGCGCCGGGCGACATTGTTTGCCTGTCTGGCGACCTCGGGGCCGGTAAGACGTTATTCGTACAAGGAGTCGCCGCCGGGTTGGGCGCTGATGTCAATGACGTTACCAGTCCAACCTTTACGATTATGAACGTCTATGCGGCCCGTATCCCGGTTTATCACTTTGACTTGTACCGTTTGGAAAATGCCGCGGCGCTGGTTGATATCGGGTTTGAAGAGTATCTGGGCGGCGATGGCGTGGCGCTTATCGAATGGGCCGATAAATTTCCGGCGGCGCTTCCCGCGCAGTACCTGGATATTCGCTTTACTGCCGGCGAAGGGCCTACCGAGCGAATAATAACGATGATACCGCAGGGGCCGCGCTATTTACAAATGAGCGAGGAGTTGAAAGAGCGTGCCGATACTGGCTTTAGATACTGCGACCCTAGTGTCTAG
- the mqnE gene encoding aminofutalosine synthase MqnE → MEELIAAAKEKVLRGDRLNFSEALALYRQDDLLLLGQLARTVKERKSGRYVYFNVNRHINLTNICVARCPLCAFGRGADHEQAYIMEKDEVEALVRQAATASPDLTEIHIVSALHPDKPFSYYLDIVRMVKELLPHVHIKAFTAVEIVHFAKQAGLTVREVLTQLKQAGLDSLPGGGAEILDDEVRRVICPNKATTAEWIEVIKTAHRLGIPTNATMLYGHVETEEQRLRHLFTLREIQDETGGFQSFALFPFHPDNTGLAHLKRATAWEDLKMIALARLVLDNFDHIKGFWMMLTLPVAQLALAFGVDDLDGTVVEEKIIHAAGAKTAAGITKNAIIRLVRETGYVAVERDTFYRPLAVYDGESA, encoded by the coding sequence ATGGAAGAACTTATTGCGGCCGCTAAGGAGAAAGTTTTGCGCGGCGACCGCCTAAACTTTAGTGAGGCTTTGGCCTTGTATCGGCAGGACGACCTCCTATTATTGGGTCAGCTTGCTCGGACGGTAAAGGAGCGCAAATCCGGCCGTTATGTTTATTTTAACGTCAATCGCCATATAAATTTGACCAATATTTGCGTTGCCCGCTGTCCGCTCTGTGCATTCGGCCGCGGCGCCGACCATGAACAGGCGTACATCATGGAAAAAGATGAGGTGGAAGCATTGGTGCGGCAGGCGGCCACCGCTTCGCCCGACTTGACGGAAATTCACATTGTCAGCGCCTTGCACCCGGACAAGCCCTTCAGTTATTATTTGGATATTGTCCGGATGGTAAAAGAACTCTTACCTCACGTCCATATCAAAGCCTTTACAGCGGTGGAAATTGTCCATTTCGCTAAACAAGCAGGGCTGACGGTGCGGGAGGTGCTGACCCAGCTCAAGCAGGCCGGGCTGGATTCCCTGCCGGGCGGTGGCGCGGAAATTCTTGATGATGAGGTGCGGCGCGTGATTTGCCCCAATAAGGCGACCACGGCGGAATGGATCGAGGTAATTAAGACCGCTCACCGTCTGGGAATTCCCACCAACGCCACCATGCTTTACGGCCATGTCGAGACCGAAGAGCAGCGCCTGCGTCATTTGTTTACTCTGCGGGAAATCCAGGACGAGACCGGCGGCTTTCAGAGTTTTGCTCTTTTTCCCTTTCATCCGGATAACACCGGCCTGGCGCACTTAAAGCGGGCAACTGCTTGGGAAGATCTGAAAATGATTGCGCTGGCGCGCCTCGTTCTCGACAATTTCGACCATATTAAGGGTTTCTGGATGATGCTTACCTTGCCGGTAGCGCAACTGGCGTTGGCTTTCGGAGTAGATGATTTGGATGGCACGGTAGTAGAAGAAAAAATCATCCATGCTGCTGGGGCGAAAACTGCTGCCGGCATTACGAAAAATGCCATTATTCGCCTGGTGCGTGAGACTGGTTATGTGGCAGTGGAGCGGGATACGTTCTACCGGCCGCTGGCCGTTTATGACGGGGAGTCAGCATGA
- a CDS encoding menaquinone biosynthetic enzyme MqnA/MqnD family protein translates to MREPRLGHIHFINCLPLTYAFATGGYGQGLTIVRDVPARLNSMVTAGELDVSPVSSIVYAQQPDKLRILPDVSISAEGALQSILLVAKRPISALDGQAVALTAKSATSHRMLKIILAKAYHIAPRYFISPLTLAEGVLQQAEAVLFIGDDALEAFHHRHPDYWYYDLGDEWRKLTGQGMVYALWVVNADFAAKRPAALQQIYRTVTGGFAYGLAHLRLAARMMASRTPFTAEQIYEYINLLNYGFTERHRQALLTYYGLAYDLGLIARIPELRFAEVIL, encoded by the coding sequence ATGAGAGAGCCGCGTTTAGGGCATATTCACTTTATTAATTGCCTGCCGCTAACCTATGCTTTTGCTACCGGCGGCTATGGCCAGGGGCTTACCATTGTCCGGGATGTGCCCGCCCGGCTCAACAGTATGGTGACTGCCGGTGAATTGGACGTCAGTCCGGTATCGTCAATTGTTTATGCCCAGCAGCCAGACAAGCTGCGTATCCTCCCCGATGTGTCCATCAGCGCCGAGGGGGCGCTGCAAAGCATCTTGCTTGTCGCCAAGCGGCCAATCAGCGCGCTTGACGGGCAGGCGGTGGCGCTTACGGCCAAATCGGCTACTTCGCACCGGATGCTGAAAATTATCTTGGCTAAGGCTTATCATATTGCGCCGCGTTATTTTATCAGCCCGCTAACACTGGCCGAGGGGGTACTCCAGCAAGCCGAGGCAGTATTGTTTATCGGTGATGACGCCCTGGAAGCTTTTCACCATCGCCACCCTGACTACTGGTATTATGACCTGGGGGATGAATGGCGCAAACTGACAGGACAAGGCATGGTCTATGCCCTGTGGGTGGTTAATGCCGATTTTGCGGCCAAGCGGCCCGCGGCATTACAGCAGATTTACCGGACAGTGACTGGGGGTTTCGCGTACGGTTTGGCGCACCTGCGCCTGGCGGCCAGGATGATGGCCAGCCGGACCCCCTTTACGGCCGAACAAATTTACGAATACATAAACCTTTTAAATTATGGATTTACCGAACGTCACCGGCAGGCCCTGCTTACCTATTATGGCCTGGCCTATGATTTGGGCTTAATCGCCCGCATTCCCGAACTTCGATTTGCGGAGGTAATACTGTGA
- the tsaB gene encoding tRNA (adenosine(37)-N6)-threonylcarbamoyltransferase complex dimerization subunit type 1 TsaB, which produces MPILALDTATLVSSVALATDDRLIAELTLQTRKTHSERLMPHIAELLRMSDLTKDQIKAVAVSIGPGSFTGLRIGLATAKALAYAWNVPLVGVPTLAALAYCCPLPGLVLSPLLDAQKGNMYNALYRWEQGVLKEITPARVIAAEECLAELATRPEPVVLLGEGAQQYRDKAEVIGGSLVIAPPHIIITRAGSVALLAQEMLRQGVRHDVMKLEPYYIRRSEAEELWERRHGVCG; this is translated from the coding sequence GTGCCGATACTGGCTTTAGATACTGCGACCCTAGTGTCTAGCGTGGCCTTGGCAACCGATGACCGCCTAATAGCCGAGCTAACGCTCCAGACCCGCAAGACTCATTCCGAGCGGCTGATGCCCCATATCGCCGAACTTCTGCGCATGAGCGACCTGACAAAGGACCAAATCAAGGCTGTGGCCGTCAGCATCGGACCAGGATCGTTCACCGGGCTGCGCATTGGGTTGGCTACGGCGAAAGCGCTTGCTTACGCCTGGAATGTGCCGCTGGTTGGCGTGCCCACCCTGGCGGCTTTGGCCTACTGTTGTCCGCTGCCGGGTCTTGTGCTGTCACCGCTGTTAGACGCTCAAAAAGGGAATATGTACAATGCGCTATATCGCTGGGAGCAGGGCGTACTTAAAGAAATAACGCCGGCGCGAGTGATAGCAGCCGAAGAATGCCTGGCGGAGCTGGCAACGCGCCCCGAACCGGTGGTACTCCTCGGCGAAGGGGCTCAGCAATACCGCGATAAGGCAGAAGTAATCGGCGGTAGCCTGGTGATTGCCCCGCCACATATCATCATCACACGGGCCGGCAGTGTGGCGCTATTGGCGCAAGAAATGCTGCGGCAAGGGGTACGGCATGACGTCATGAAGCTTGAACCTTATTATATTAGGCGTTCTGAAGCGGAAGAACTGTGGGAGCGCCGTCACGGAGTCTGTGGATGA
- the rimI gene encoding ribosomal protein S18-alanine N-acetyltransferase: MSRRKWVIRPMTADDIDAVLEVERASFTTPWSRAAFAAEVADNDLAYYLVGEADGAVVGYAGVWIILDEAHVTNIAVLPAYRGQGLGEQLLTALMAYAKKRGALSMTLEVRVSNEGAQRLYRRLGFMPRGIRKQYYSDTKEDALIMWKEGL; encoded by the coding sequence ATGAGCAGACGAAAATGGGTCATACGGCCAATGACGGCCGACGATATTGATGCCGTACTTGAAGTCGAGCGGGCTTCTTTTACCACGCCATGGTCACGGGCAGCGTTTGCGGCCGAAGTAGCGGATAATGACTTAGCCTACTACCTGGTAGGCGAAGCGGACGGCGCCGTGGTCGGCTATGCCGGGGTGTGGATTATTTTGGATGAAGCTCATGTTACTAACATTGCCGTTTTGCCGGCCTATCGCGGCCAGGGCCTTGGTGAACAATTGCTAACTGCTTTGATGGCTTATGCGAAAAAGCGGGGGGCTTTAAGTATGACGCTTGAGGTGCGCGTTTCCAATGAAGGCGCGCAGCGCCTGTACCGGCGGCTGGGGTTTATGCCGCGCGGCATCCGCAAGCAGTATTATAGCGATACTAAGGAAGATGCCTTAATCATGTGGAAAGAAGGCCTTTGA
- the tsaD gene encoding tRNA (adenosine(37)-N6)-threonylcarbamoyltransferase complex transferase subunit TsaD — MEWVILAVLTLALETSCDETSAAVVADGRIILSNIISSQVPLHQKYGGVVPEIASRKHIETVMPVVHEALTAAGATPGDINVVGVTYGPGLVGALLVGVAAAKALAFALDIPLVGVNHLEGHIFANFLAHPDLEPPFVALIVSGGHTSLVYVRDYNDFVLLGQTRDDAAGEAFDKVARVMGLPYPGGPHIDRLAAQGDPSAIAFPRALTGENYEFSFSGLKSAVLNYLNSAKQRGFAVNAADVAASFQAAVVEVLVEKTLRAAESCRTGVIVLAGGVAANSRLQAELGRRTAAAGLRLFFPPPVLCTDNAAMIACRAYYKHIAGRYADLHLNAVPALKLGQ, encoded by the coding sequence ATGGAGTGGGTTATCTTGGCAGTATTGACTTTGGCTTTGGAAACGAGCTGTGATGAAACCTCCGCGGCGGTCGTGGCCGACGGACGCATTATTCTTTCCAACATTATCTCCTCGCAGGTGCCGCTACACCAGAAATATGGCGGCGTAGTACCGGAAATCGCGTCACGCAAACATATTGAAACCGTAATGCCCGTGGTGCATGAGGCGCTTACCGCCGCCGGTGCGACGCCAGGGGACATAAACGTGGTGGGCGTTACCTACGGTCCCGGCCTGGTTGGCGCTCTCCTGGTCGGCGTGGCCGCCGCTAAAGCGCTGGCCTTCGCGCTGGACATCCCGCTGGTCGGCGTCAATCATTTGGAAGGCCATATCTTCGCTAATTTTTTAGCTCATCCTGACCTCGAGCCGCCGTTTGTAGCGCTGATCGTGTCAGGTGGGCACACTTCGCTTGTTTACGTCCGGGACTATAATGATTTTGTGTTACTAGGACAAACGCGCGATGACGCGGCCGGCGAAGCCTTTGACAAAGTGGCACGGGTGATGGGCTTACCCTATCCGGGCGGCCCTCATATCGACCGTCTTGCGGCTCAGGGTGACCCTTCGGCTATTGCCTTTCCCCGCGCTCTAACCGGCGAAAATTATGAATTTAGCTTTAGCGGCCTAAAATCAGCAGTGCTTAATTATCTCAACAGTGCCAAACAGCGCGGCTTCGCGGTGAATGCCGCCGATGTGGCTGCCAGTTTTCAGGCGGCCGTGGTAGAAGTATTGGTGGAGAAGACGCTCCGCGCGGCCGAAAGCTGCCGCACCGGCGTTATTGTTTTAGCTGGGGGGGTAGCCGCCAACAGCCGGCTACAGGCCGAATTGGGCCGGCGGACCGCCGCCGCCGGCCTAAGGCTTTTTTTTCCGCCGCCGGTCCTGTGCACCGATAATGCGGCGATGATTGCCTGCCGCGCCTACTATAAGCATATTGCCGGCCGTTATGCCGATTTACATCTTAATGCCGTGCCGGCATTGAAATTAGGACAATGA
- the pdaB gene encoding polysaccharide deacetylase family sporulation protein PdaB, translating to MIVDLRRFMGHRHLFFGIIGIFAISTLYVQAANIIAGGPIAIAGTNTDHKVVALTFDHSWGNKFTPSILDTLKRHNLKVTFFIMGPWAKKYPEVAQRMVADGHEIASHGYRHENYGDMTTEWVKEDILKAHALIKEVTGVDPTLIRPPNGHYSQRSLKAADELGYKTIIWNVDSLDWKNPGRDVIIERVMKRLKPGAIILMHASDTPVQTAEALPILLEKIKAEGYQIVTVSELLSKYSEKGIQRH from the coding sequence ATGATAGTTGACTTACGGCGGTTTATGGGGCACCGGCACTTGTTTTTTGGAATTATCGGCATTTTCGCCATTAGTACCCTCTACGTTCAGGCCGCTAATATTATTGCCGGCGGCCCCATCGCCATTGCTGGGACAAATACCGATCATAAAGTTGTCGCATTGACTTTCGACCATTCGTGGGGTAATAAATTCACGCCGTCCATTCTGGACACATTAAAACGCCACAACCTGAAAGTGACCTTTTTCATTATGGGACCATGGGCGAAGAAGTATCCCGAAGTTGCCCAGCGGATGGTGGCTGACGGCCATGAAATAGCGAGTCACGGCTACCGTCATGAAAACTACGGCGATATGACGACCGAATGGGTAAAAGAAGACATTCTGAAAGCCCATGCGCTAATTAAGGAAGTAACAGGGGTTGACCCGACGCTGATCCGTCCGCCCAATGGCCACTATAGCCAGCGGTCGCTCAAGGCAGCGGACGAATTAGGCTATAAGACCATTATTTGGAACGTGGACTCGCTGGATTGGAAAAACCCTGGCCGGGACGTAATTATCGAGCGGGTCATGAAGCGGTTAAAGCCGGGGGCGATTATCTTGATGCACGCGTCCGATACGCCGGTACAGACTGCCGAGGCGCTGCCCATCCTGCTAGAGAAAATTAAGGCCGAAGGCTATCAAATTGTCACCGTAAGTGAGCTTTTAAGCAAATACAGTGAAAAGGGAATTCAGCGGCACTAA